One Elusimicrobiales bacterium genomic region harbors:
- a CDS encoding outer membrane beta-barrel protein: MRKLLCAVIAAAFVCAPACAKSAKGSFEGGVYFPSLSAPVFGDWAALSSPSLGMTVFGDYHVAEAVTVGAETGFDFGYPIAFLDGEHTTMFHFTPQVKYFGRTVLFNRPGRYYGVFGMGLYRASVLDDSSADFGINLGAGADAEIGKDMRAGVELRWRHVFADVSANDLDIMPKISLAF; the protein is encoded by the coding sequence ATGCGAAAGTTGTTGTGCGCCGTCATTGCCGCGGCTTTTGTTTGTGCCCCGGCCTGCGCCAAGTCCGCCAAGGGCTCGTTTGAGGGAGGCGTCTATTTCCCGTCGCTGTCCGCGCCGGTGTTCGGCGACTGGGCTGCGCTGTCCTCTCCGTCGCTGGGTATGACGGTTTTCGGGGATTACCATGTGGCGGAGGCAGTAACGGTTGGCGCCGAAACGGGTTTTGACTTCGGCTATCCCATAGCGTTTCTCGACGGCGAGCATACCACCATGTTCCATTTCACGCCGCAGGTCAAATATTTCGGCAGGACCGTGCTTTTCAACAGGCCGGGCCGCTATTACGGCGTTTTCGGGATGGGGCTTTACCGCGCCTCCGTGCTTGACGACAGCAGCGCGGATTTCGGCATCAACCTGGGCGCCGGCGCGGACGCGGAGATAGGAAAGGATATGCGCGCGGGCGTGGAACTGCGCTGGCGGCATGTGTTTGCCGACGTTTCGGCAAACGACCTGGATATAATGCCCAAGATAAGCCTGGCTTTCTGA
- the gatC gene encoding Asp-tRNA(Asn)/Glu-tRNA(Gln) amidotransferase subunit GatC has protein sequence MAVTENDAKHIAKLARLELTEQEIKLYGGQLDAILQYAGQLDEPDTAPVPPTAHALGIENVMREDLPRQSPARGAILANFPHREFDLLKVRKVIE, from the coding sequence ATGGCTGTAACCGAAAACGACGCGAAACACATCGCAAAGCTGGCAAGGCTGGAGCTGACGGAGCAGGAAATAAAACTCTACGGCGGGCAACTGGACGCCATTTTGCAGTACGCCGGGCAATTGGACGAGCCTGACACCGCCCCCGTCCCGCCGACGGCGCACGCTTTGGGCATTGAAAACGTCATGCGCGAGGACCTGCCGCGCCAAAGCCCCGCGCGCGGGGCGATACTGGCCAATTTCCCGCACCGTGAGTTTGACCTGCTTAAAGTCAGGAAGGTGATAGAATGA
- a CDS encoding CoA transferase subunit A, with translation MKKIVSADEAVSGIRDGASIMLGGFMCCGQPFGLVDAILRKGVKNLTLIVNDTGSPGLGVAKLVEQRRVAHVITSHIGLNPEAGKQMNAGTMKVELVPQGTLAERIRSAGAGLGAVVTPTGLGTEVEKGKQKILIDGREYLVELPLRAEFAFVTADIADKYGNGFVAKSRKNFNIVMAMAAQETILEADKLVETGELDPDRINLPGVFVHTIVEAGK, from the coding sequence ATGAAAAAAATCGTTTCTGCCGACGAGGCCGTAAGCGGAATCCGCGACGGCGCCAGCATAATGCTGGGCGGCTTCATGTGCTGCGGCCAGCCCTTCGGGCTGGTGGACGCGATTTTAAGAAAGGGCGTCAAAAACCTGACGCTTATAGTAAACGACACCGGCTCGCCGGGGCTGGGGGTGGCCAAACTGGTGGAGCAGCGGCGGGTGGCGCATGTAATCACATCCCATATCGGCCTTAATCCCGAGGCCGGCAAACAAATGAACGCCGGAACCATGAAGGTGGAACTGGTCCCCCAGGGCACCCTGGCCGAACGCATACGCTCCGCCGGGGCCGGGCTTGGCGCCGTTGTCACCCCGACGGGACTTGGCACCGAGGTGGAAAAGGGGAAGCAGAAAATCCTCATAGACGGGCGCGAATATCTGGTGGAACTGCCGCTGCGCGCGGAATTCGCCTTTGTAACCGCCGACATAGCCGACAAATACGGCAACGGCTTTGTCGCCAAGTCGCGCAAGAATTTCAATATAGTGATGGCGATGGCCGCGCAGGAAACCATTCTTGAGGCGGACAAGCTGGTTGAAACCGGCGAGCTGGACCCCGACAGGATAAATCTGCCGGGCGTATTTGTGCATACCATAGTGGAGGCCGGAAAATGA
- a CDS encoding NUDIX hydrolase has protein sequence MPAEFSCGGVAVDGRKVLLVRVDNLKNRKVWTFPKGHVECGETPRAAALREVLEETGYRCKILRPLLRVRYCFMMNRVLIRKAVQWYLMSAVSRAGKPDFAEIEDVMWVSPEKASLLVHYPSDKKLVQMVSALCGWTIRQPEQTNSCG, from the coding sequence ATGCCGGCTGAATTCTCCTGCGGCGGGGTTGCGGTGGACGGCAGGAAGGTTTTGCTGGTCCGCGTGGACAACCTCAAAAACAGGAAAGTGTGGACTTTTCCCAAGGGCCATGTGGAGTGCGGCGAAACGCCCCGCGCCGCCGCGCTGCGCGAGGTGCTGGAGGAAACCGGCTACCGCTGCAAAATACTAAGGCCGCTGCTGCGGGTGCGCTACTGCTTTATGATGAACAGGGTACTCATACGCAAGGCGGTGCAGTGGTATCTGATGTCGGCGGTGTCGCGCGCGGGTAAGCCGGATTTCGCGGAGATTGAGGACGTCATGTGGGTGTCTCCTGAAAAGGCGTCGCTGCTGGTGCATTACCCGAGCGACAAGAAGCTGGTGCAGATGGTTTCCGCCCTGTGCGGCTGGACCATCCGCCAGCCGGAGCAGACAAATTCCTGCGGGTGA
- a CDS encoding peptidylprolyl isomerase, with protein MIRKLAIVCAGAALCGCSPKSGGGPGAPLARVGKTGITFEELQRKSADVPAEYRSFVDSPAGRRQFLQILIREKLIVAAASDSDVAGSDAYRGEAARMKEDMEARLRESREYLLTKMWLDALERKGVLAVSESEIEQHYRQYPEEISASHILLSDPGEAARLLKSLRAGASFSAAAKERSLDAETAPQGGKIRPFIAGEFLPELESAAAGMKTGETQGVFKSPLGWHILRKNSQTRLAYAAAHDRIAMLLRKKKLDSYLASLQSKYPVEVLNESYK; from the coding sequence ATGATTCGCAAACTCGCCATTGTCTGCGCCGGCGCCGCGCTGTGCGGCTGCTCGCCCAAATCCGGCGGCGGCCCCGGCGCGCCGCTGGCCCGCGTGGGCAAAACCGGCATCACCTTCGAGGAATTGCAGCGCAAATCCGCCGACGTTCCGGCTGAATACCGCTCCTTTGTGGATTCTCCCGCCGGGCGCAGGCAGTTTTTGCAGATACTCATACGGGAAAAACTTATAGTCGCCGCCGCCTCCGACAGCGACGTCGCCGGAAGCGACGCCTACCGCGGCGAGGCCGCCCGCATGAAAGAGGATATGGAGGCCCGCCTGCGCGAATCCCGCGAGTATCTGCTGACCAAAATGTGGCTGGACGCGCTGGAGCGGAAGGGAGTCCTGGCCGTTTCGGAATCCGAGATAGAGCAGCATTACCGCCAGTACCCGGAGGAGATTTCGGCAAGCCATATACTGCTTTCCGACCCGGGCGAGGCGGCCAGGCTGCTCAAATCTCTGCGGGCGGGAGCGTCTTTTTCCGCCGCGGCAAAGGAGCGTTCGCTGGACGCGGAAACCGCCCCGCAGGGCGGCAAAATCCGCCCGTTCATCGCCGGCGAATTCCTGCCGGAGCTGGAAAGCGCCGCCGCCGGCATGAAAACCGGCGAAACGCAGGGCGTCTTCAAAAGCCCGCTGGGCTGGCATATTTTAAGGAAAAATTCGCAGACCCGGCTGGCCTATGCCGCCGCGCATGACCGCATAGCCATGCTGCTCCGCAAAAAGAAGCTGGACTCGTATCTGGCTTCGCTTCAGTCCAAATACCCGGTAGAGGTGCTTAATGAAAGCTACAAATAA
- a CDS encoding peptidylprolyl isomerase, protein MKATNKLLLAALAAPLFCGAAACKVMEDSIATVNGEPILRSEYSRNLAAMAEQYRAVMPKFFEQKDADKKLTRIVLDKMIDNLLIEQEAEKNKVRVHARELDERMEKLKKQFSVDETGKPLSPSDAEANFRRELKKEGIDEEQFRQRLSRQMAAEKYVSQSLQPKIKQPSDEEVRKFFEQLQFVVKGDTSPLAAMSPEDAQETAGLAQNLKDMGAERASVQHIFFKAPENAPLADKSKALEQAKAVKKELDAGADFGDTARKNSQDAESAARGGDIGPVIKGMGLPAEFERQAFAAQVGAVSEPFETPLGWHIIRVMSHTASQPVKFEDVKDRLSGYLMNRQFRGEVTKLVKELRVKSSIAEQEDKSGS, encoded by the coding sequence ATGAAAGCTACAAATAAACTGCTGCTTGCCGCGCTGGCCGCCCCGCTGTTTTGCGGCGCCGCCGCGTGCAAGGTGATGGAAGACAGTATAGCCACCGTCAACGGAGAGCCGATTCTGCGCTCCGAGTATTCGCGCAATCTCGCCGCGATGGCGGAACAGTACCGCGCCGTAATGCCCAAATTTTTTGAGCAGAAGGACGCGGACAAAAAACTCACCCGCATCGTGCTGGACAAGATGATAGACAACCTGCTTATAGAGCAGGAGGCCGAAAAAAACAAGGTCCGCGTCCACGCCCGCGAGCTGGACGAGCGGATGGAAAAGCTCAAAAAGCAGTTCTCGGTGGATGAGACCGGCAAGCCGCTTTCCCCCTCAGACGCGGAGGCCAATTTCCGCAGGGAGCTTAAAAAGGAAGGCATAGACGAGGAGCAGTTCCGCCAGCGGCTTTCGCGCCAGATGGCGGCGGAAAAATATGTCAGCCAGAGTCTCCAGCCGAAAATCAAACAGCCCTCCGACGAGGAGGTCAGGAAATTTTTCGAGCAGCTTCAGTTCGTGGTGAAGGGCGACACGTCGCCGCTTGCCGCCATGAGCCCGGAGGACGCGCAGGAGACCGCCGGCCTGGCCCAGAATCTCAAAGACATGGGGGCCGAGCGCGCCAGCGTCCAGCATATATTCTTCAAAGCCCCGGAAAACGCCCCGCTTGCCGACAAAAGCAAGGCGCTGGAGCAGGCCAAGGCCGTCAAAAAAGAACTGGACGCCGGCGCCGACTTCGGCGACACGGCCCGCAAAAACTCCCAGGACGCCGAAAGCGCGGCGCGCGGCGGCGACATCGGCCCCGTCATAAAAGGGATGGGCCTCCCGGCGGAATTCGAGCGGCAAGCCTTCGCGGCGCAGGTGGGCGCGGTCAGCGAGCCGTTTGAAACGCCTCTCGGCTGGCATATAATCCGGGTCATGTCCCATACCGCCTCGCAGCCGGTTAAATTTGAGGATGTCAAAGACAGGCTCTCCGGCTATCTGATGAACCGCCAGTTCCGCGGCGAGGTTACAAAGCTGGTAAAGGAGCTGCGCGTGAAGTCCTCCATTGCGGAGCAGGAGGACAAATCGGGAAGCTGA
- the ablA gene encoding lysine 2,3-aminomutase, protein MLSAHAARPGADYRRIPLFKNISGADWNDWRWQLANNIRDVDTLAQVIRLDDKERAELRGCLKKFRMAITPYYASLMDPRDKNCPVRKQAVPSVSELRDDECDLDDPLHEDVDSPVPGLTHRYPDRVLLLVTNVCSMNCRHCTRRRLVGFEDSPLSPASLNKAIAYIKKTPSVRDVLISGGDPLTLPDGVLEDVISRIRAIAHVEIIRIGTRVPVVMPMRVTPALAAMLKKYHPLYINTHFNHPKEMTAEALSACATLADAGIQLGNQSVLLRGVNDCAATMKKLVHQLLMARVKPYYIYQCDLSRGISHFRTTVAKGIEIIENLRGHTTGMAVPTYVVDAPGGGGKIPVMPQYLMAISDDKAVLRNYEGVITAYSQPRNAASGGCGCRYCKEEKYVSREGIAGLLNGCRMTLEPKDINRRKRHG, encoded by the coding sequence ATGCTTAGCGCGCATGCGGCGCGGCCCGGCGCGGATTACCGCCGGATTCCGCTGTTCAAAAACATAAGCGGGGCGGACTGGAACGACTGGCGCTGGCAGCTTGCCAACAATATCCGCGACGTAGACACTCTGGCGCAGGTTATCCGGCTGGATGATAAAGAGCGCGCCGAGCTGCGCGGCTGCCTCAAAAAATTCCGCATGGCGATAACGCCGTACTACGCCTCGCTGATGGACCCGCGCGACAAAAACTGCCCCGTCCGCAAACAGGCGGTCCCGTCGGTATCCGAGCTTAGGGACGACGAGTGCGACCTGGACGACCCGCTTCACGAGGACGTGGATTCGCCCGTGCCGGGGCTTACTCATCGCTACCCGGACCGGGTGCTGCTGCTGGTGACCAATGTCTGCTCCATGAACTGCCGCCACTGCACGCGGCGGCGGCTGGTGGGGTTTGAAGACAGCCCGCTTTCGCCCGCCAGCCTTAACAAAGCGATAGCGTACATCAAGAAAACGCCCTCGGTGCGCGACGTGCTCATCTCCGGCGGCGATCCGCTTACCCTGCCGGACGGCGTGCTGGAAGACGTCATCTCCCGCATACGCGCCATTGCGCATGTGGAGATTATAAGGATAGGCACCCGCGTTCCCGTGGTGATGCCCATGCGCGTTACCCCCGCGCTGGCGGCGATGCTGAAAAAGTACCATCCGCTGTATATCAACACGCATTTCAATCATCCCAAAGAGATGACGGCGGAGGCGCTGTCCGCCTGCGCCACATTGGCGGACGCGGGCATACAGCTTGGCAACCAGAGCGTGCTGCTGCGCGGCGTCAACGACTGCGCGGCCACAATGAAAAAGCTGGTCCACCAGCTGCTTATGGCGCGCGTGAAGCCGTATTACATATACCAGTGCGACCTGTCGCGCGGGATTTCGCATTTCCGCACCACGGTGGCCAAGGGCATTGAAATAATAGAGAACCTGCGCGGTCACACCACCGGCATGGCCGTGCCGACCTATGTGGTGGACGCGCCCGGCGGCGGCGGCAAAATCCCGGTGATGCCGCAGTACCTGATGGCCATCTCCGACGACAAGGCCGTGCTGCGCAATTACGAGGGCGTCATCACCGCCTACAGCCAGCCGCGGAACGCGGCCTCCGGCGGTTGCGGCTGCCGGTATTGCAAAGAGGAGAAATACGTCTCCCGCGAGGGTATAGCCGGCCTGCTCAACGGCTGCCGCATGACGCTGGAGCCAAAAGACATCAACCGCCGCAAGCGGCACGGCTGA
- a CDS encoding 4Fe-4S dicluster domain-containing protein produces the protein MPEIVVAEARCKGCALCVSVCPKKCIAMSDTFSATGYYPAKMDKKDCCVACGMCAVICPDAAITVYK, from the coding sequence ATGCCAGAAATCGTAGTAGCGGAAGCGCGCTGCAAGGGCTGCGCCTTATGCGTCAGCGTCTGCCCGAAAAAGTGCATCGCGATGTCGGACACTTTCAGCGCCACCGGTTATTATCCGGCGAAGATGGACAAAAAGGACTGTTGCGTCGCCTGCGGAATGTGCGCCGTAATCTGCCCTGATGCCGCCATAACGGTATATAAATAG
- a CDS encoding zinc-binding dehydrogenase codes for MAVTVETGIKILKGGNPFGTHRVVEPQGALPQPALKVNNDMSVMWDNEIMVDVDILNVDSASFTQIEEACGGDEEKIKKMILGIVGERGKQQNPVTGSGGMFIGRVHKVGPALEGKIPLKAGDKIASLVSLSLTPLKIEEITKVNKETDQVYVKARAILFASAIYAKLPEDLPQALALAVLDVAGAPAQTAKLVRPGDTVVIIGAAGKSGVMCSYEAKKRAGCTGKIIGITSSDSGLKKMKEYGFCDVNLKLSATDALACYDAIMKETGGKLADLIINCVNVPNTEMSSIMMCRDGGTVYFFTMATSFTKAALGAEGIGKDVNMIIGNGYTKDHAEITLNLLRESPKIRKIYEETYA; via the coding sequence ATGGCCGTAACTGTCGAAACCGGAATAAAAATTCTCAAAGGCGGCAACCCCTTCGGGACGCACCGCGTGGTGGAGCCGCAGGGCGCGCTCCCCCAGCCCGCGCTTAAAGTCAACAACGACATGAGCGTGATGTGGGACAACGAAATAATGGTGGACGTGGATATTCTCAACGTGGATTCGGCCAGCTTCACCCAGATAGAGGAAGCCTGCGGCGGCGACGAAGAGAAAATAAAAAAGATGATTCTCGGCATCGTGGGCGAGCGCGGCAAGCAGCAGAACCCGGTAACCGGCTCCGGCGGGATGTTTATAGGCCGGGTGCACAAGGTCGGCCCCGCGCTGGAGGGGAAAATCCCGCTCAAGGCGGGCGACAAGATAGCCAGCCTCGTCTCGCTCTCGCTTACGCCGCTTAAGATAGAGGAGATAACGAAGGTCAACAAGGAAACCGACCAGGTTTATGTCAAAGCGCGCGCGATATTGTTTGCCAGCGCGATATACGCCAAACTGCCGGAAGACCTGCCGCAGGCGCTTGCGCTTGCCGTGCTGGACGTTGCCGGCGCGCCCGCCCAGACCGCCAAGCTGGTGCGACCCGGCGACACCGTGGTCATAATCGGCGCGGCGGGCAAATCCGGCGTGATGTGCTCCTACGAGGCCAAAAAACGCGCCGGCTGCACGGGCAAAATAATCGGCATCACCAGTTCCGACAGCGGGCTTAAAAAAATGAAGGAATACGGCTTCTGCGACGTAAACCTCAAGCTCAGCGCTACCGACGCTCTTGCCTGTTACGACGCCATAATGAAGGAAACCGGTGGCAAACTGGCCGACCTCATCATCAACTGCGTAAACGTGCCCAACACCGAGATGAGCTCCATAATGATGTGCCGCGACGGCGGGACGGTTTATTTCTTCACCATGGCGACCTCGTTTACCAAGGCCGCGCTGGGCGCGGAGGGCATAGGCAAAGACGTCAATATGATTATCGGCAACGGCTATACCAAAGACCATGCCGAAATCACGCTGAACCTGCTGCGCGAATCCCCCAAAATCCGCAAAATCTATGAGGAGACTTATGCTTAG
- a CDS encoding 3-oxoacid CoA-transferase subunit B, which yields MTPPLADPKAARRQRVAQRIARELPENGLANLGIGLPTLVADYLPSGKNILLHSENGFTGLGGAAQPGAEDCGIVNAGGRPVTIMPGGCFFDSAMSFAIIRGGHLDVTVLGALEVDEEGNIANYAIPGKFVPGMGGAMDLVVGAKKVIIAMEHTSKNGEPKILKRCTLPLTARREADLIVTELAVIRVTPSGLALEEVAEDSSVEEVIQATGARLAIPSNVGRF from the coding sequence ATGACACCGCCCCTCGCTGACCCCAAAGCCGCAAGACGCCAAAGAGTGGCACAACGTATCGCCCGCGAACTGCCGGAGAACGGGCTGGCCAACCTCGGCATAGGTCTGCCCACCCTGGTGGCCGACTACCTGCCCAGCGGCAAAAACATACTGCTGCATTCCGAAAACGGGTTCACCGGCCTGGGCGGCGCGGCGCAGCCGGGCGCGGAGGACTGCGGCATAGTCAACGCCGGCGGCAGGCCCGTTACCATAATGCCCGGCGGCTGTTTTTTCGACTCGGCCATGTCTTTTGCCATCATCCGGGGCGGGCATCTGGATGTTACCGTGCTGGGCGCCCTTGAGGTTGACGAAGAGGGCAACATCGCCAACTACGCCATACCGGGCAAATTCGTCCCCGGCATGGGCGGCGCGATGGACCTGGTGGTGGGCGCCAAAAAAGTCATCATAGCAATGGAGCATACCAGCAAAAACGGCGAGCCTAAAATACTCAAGCGCTGCACCCTGCCGCTTACCGCCCGGCGCGAGGCGGATTTGATTGTAACCGAGCTTGCCGTAATCCGCGTAACCCCCTCCGGCCTGGCGCTGGAGGAAGTGGCCGAGGATTCGTCGGTGGAGGAGGTCATACAGGCCACCGGCGCGCGGCTTGCCATCCCCTCCAATGTCGGGAGATTCTAA
- a CDS encoding 3-keto-5-aminohexanoate cleavage protein — protein sequence MEKMIITCAITGAETTRAHNPNLPVTPAEIADAAAEARKAGAAVLHLHVRDAKGNPTQDPAVFKETISLIRKKTDIVIEVTTGGAVGMTPQERLAPVTLEPDMASLDCGTVNFGDEYIINTLPVMREFAAAFAKHKVQPTLECFDLSHVYASHVLIKEGLIKPPFHYGLVMNVPGGVKYETDVLELFVRKLPQGAFWTAMGIGRASLPAVHGALAMGGFIRVGFEDNVYFSKGVLAKSNAQLVERAAAISRLAGLPPAEPGDVRKLFNLREE from the coding sequence ATGGAAAAGATGATAATCACCTGCGCCATAACCGGCGCGGAAACCACAAGGGCGCATAACCCGAACCTGCCCGTTACCCCAGCCGAAATCGCCGACGCCGCCGCCGAGGCGCGCAAGGCCGGCGCGGCGGTGCTGCATCTGCATGTGCGGGACGCCAAAGGCAACCCCACACAGGACCCGGCGGTGTTCAAGGAAACTATTTCGCTGATACGGAAAAAGACCGACATTGTCATTGAGGTTACCACCGGCGGCGCGGTGGGCATGACGCCGCAGGAGCGGCTTGCCCCCGTAACGCTGGAGCCGGACATGGCCTCGCTGGACTGCGGCACCGTCAATTTCGGCGACGAATACATCATCAACACCCTGCCGGTAATGCGCGAATTCGCGGCGGCTTTCGCAAAACACAAAGTTCAGCCGACGCTGGAATGCTTTGACCTGTCGCATGTTTACGCCTCGCATGTCCTTATAAAGGAAGGGTTGATAAAGCCGCCTTTCCATTATGGGCTGGTGATGAATGTCCCCGGCGGCGTGAAATACGAGACGGATGTGCTGGAGCTGTTTGTCCGCAAGCTGCCGCAGGGCGCCTTCTGGACGGCGATGGGCATTGGCCGGGCCTCGCTGCCGGCGGTGCACGGCGCGCTGGCCATGGGCGGCTTTATCCGCGTGGGATTTGAGGATAACGTGTATTTCTCAAAGGGCGTGCTGGCAAAAAGCAATGCCCAGCTGGTGGAGCGCGCAGCCGCCATCAGCCGGCTGGCGGGCCTGCCCCCGGCGGAACCGGGCGACGTCCGCAAACTTTTCAATCTCAGGGAGGAATAA
- the gatA gene encoding Asp-tRNA(Asn)/Glu-tRNA(Gln) amidotransferase subunit GatA has protein sequence MNSAFETAGLVKAGKTSAAETVRAALDAIAKLDGKPSPGSRLPGGIGAFLEVFEENALARAREIDKKRASGAPLGRLAGVPVALKDNILYAGQECSCGSRILAGHKAVYNATVVEKLLAQDAVIIGRTNMDEFAMGSSCENSSRQLTRNPSHPEFPARGTTGEKSAWLQKNLEKLDRVPGGSSGGSAAAVAAGMVPLALGSETGGSVRQPASLCGITGVKPTYGRVSRYGLVAFASSLDQISPFARDTRDAALILSVIAGHAPSDSTSAREEAPDYLAGLDGGVKGMKIGIAPEFFGAGLDGQTGALVKVAAEKLKTAGAELVEISLPHTKYAVAVYYILASSEASSNLARFDGMRYGLSAEGASLGEVFCKTRGEGFGPEVKRRIMLGTYALSAGYYDAYYGKAQKVRTLIARDYAEAFKKADLILTPTSPTPAFRFGEKTADPLQMYLSDIYTIPCNLAGLGGMSVPCGRVSSGWPAGAQLLCRHFDEARMFRAARTLEENAG, from the coding sequence ATGAATTCCGCTTTTGAAACCGCCGGGCTGGTGAAAGCCGGCAAAACTTCGGCTGCGGAAACGGTCCGCGCCGCGCTGGACGCAATCGCAAAACTTGACGGCAAACCCTCCCCCGGTTCCCGGCTGCCCGGCGGGATAGGCGCTTTTCTTGAAGTCTTTGAGGAGAATGCCCTTGCCCGCGCGCGGGAGATAGACAAAAAACGCGCCTCCGGCGCGCCGCTTGGCCGGCTGGCGGGCGTTCCCGTCGCGCTCAAGGACAATATTTTATACGCGGGGCAGGAATGCTCCTGCGGGTCGCGCATTCTGGCGGGCCACAAGGCGGTTTATAACGCCACCGTGGTGGAAAAACTGCTGGCCCAGGACGCGGTGATTATCGGGCGCACCAATATGGACGAGTTCGCGATGGGCTCCTCCTGCGAAAATTCTTCGCGCCAGCTTACGCGCAACCCCTCCCATCCGGAATTTCCGGCGCGCGGGACCACCGGCGAAAAGTCCGCCTGGCTGCAAAAAAATCTAGAGAAGCTGGACCGCGTTCCCGGCGGCTCAAGCGGCGGTTCCGCCGCGGCGGTGGCGGCGGGGATGGTACCGCTTGCGCTGGGCTCGGAAACGGGCGGCTCGGTGCGCCAGCCGGCCTCGCTTTGCGGCATAACCGGCGTAAAGCCCACATACGGGCGGGTGTCGCGCTACGGGCTGGTGGCGTTCGCCTCCAGCCTGGACCAGATAAGCCCTTTCGCGCGCGACACGCGGGACGCGGCGCTGATTCTTTCCGTCATCGCGGGGCATGCCCCGTCGGATTCCACCAGCGCGCGGGAGGAGGCGCCGGATTATCTCGCCGGGCTGGACGGCGGCGTCAAAGGCATGAAAATCGGCATCGCGCCGGAGTTTTTCGGCGCGGGGCTGGACGGGCAGACCGGCGCGCTGGTCAAGGTCGCGGCGGAAAAGCTCAAAACCGCCGGCGCGGAGCTGGTGGAGATTTCGCTGCCGCACACCAAATACGCGGTGGCGGTTTATTACATACTGGCCTCGTCCGAGGCAAGCTCCAATCTGGCGCGGTTTGACGGGATGCGCTACGGATTGTCGGCGGAGGGCGCCTCGCTGGGCGAGGTATTCTGCAAAACCCGCGGCGAGGGGTTCGGCCCGGAGGTAAAGCGGCGCATAATGCTTGGCACCTACGCGCTTAGCGCGGGTTATTACGACGCCTATTACGGCAAGGCGCAGAAGGTGCGCACCCTCATCGCCCGCGATTATGCCGAGGCTTTCAAAAAAGCCGATTTGATACTCACGCCCACCTCGCCCACCCCCGCCTTCCGCTTCGGCGAAAAGACGGCGGACCCGCTGCAAATGTATCTCTCCGACATATACACCATCCCCTGCAACCTTGCGGGGCTGGGCGGCATGTCGGTGCCTTGCGGCAGGGTGTCCTCGGGCTGGCCGGCGGGCGCGCAGCTGCTGTGCCGCCATTTTGACGAGGCTCGCATGTTCCGCGCCGCAAGGACGCTGGAGGAAAATGCCGGCTGA
- a CDS encoding 4-hydroxythreonine-4-phosphate dehydrogenase PdxA: MLAGDRRALERAGWTEKLAPVIDTGGGPPPAYGKPCAAGGTSSFKAVRLAARLALSGRARAIVTAPVCKQSWSLAKTGYKDHTSFFREICPDALMLFTAGNIRCALVSEHCAVAALPGEITRAKILSRAKKFCAALKYLGIKKPRVALCALNPHAGDGGVLGTEEKTVISPAAAALRRAGIDISGPLPSDAAWARHIDGEFDGILCMYHDQALVPLKLAAKCPPVHRTFGLPFARTSPAHGAAFDIAGKNRAAPSGMIEAILAAAEA; this comes from the coding sequence GTGCTGGCCGGCGACAGGCGCGCGCTTGAGCGCGCCGGCTGGACCGAAAAGCTGGCCCCTGTAATTGATACCGGCGGCGGCCCGCCGCCGGCATACGGCAAACCGTGCGCGGCGGGCGGAACGTCTTCATTCAAGGCGGTGCGGCTGGCGGCGCGGCTGGCGCTAAGCGGCAGGGCACGGGCGATAGTAACCGCTCCGGTATGCAAACAATCGTGGTCGCTGGCGAAAACCGGATACAAGGACCACACCTCTTTTTTCCGGGAGATATGCCCGGACGCGCTGATGCTGTTTACCGCCGGCAATATCCGCTGCGCGCTGGTCAGCGAGCATTGCGCGGTGGCCGCGCTGCCGGGAGAGATAACGCGGGCGAAAATACTATCCCGCGCGAAAAAATTTTGCGCCGCGCTGAAATATCTGGGCATAAAAAAACCGCGCGTCGCGCTGTGCGCGCTTAACCCCCATGCCGGCGACGGCGGCGTGCTGGGGACGGAGGAAAAAACCGTCATCTCGCCGGCGGCGGCGGCGCTGCGCCGCGCCGGAATTGACATCTCCGGCCCGCTGCCTTCGGACGCGGCCTGGGCGCGGCATATAGACGGCGAATTTGACGGTATTCTGTGCATGTACCACGACCAGGCGCTTGTTCCGCTCAAGCTGGCGGCAAAATGCCCGCCCGTGCACCGGACTTTCGGGCTGCCGTTTGCCCGCACCTCTCCGGCGCACGGCGCGGCCTTTGACATAGCGGGCAAAAACCGGGCGGCCCCGTCCGGCATGATAGAAGCTATACTTGCGGCTGCGGAGGCTTGA